The genomic DNA CAGAGGGATTAGGCGGCATTACCATGACTAAAGTTGCCAAAAAAGCGGCAATTTCACAATCTAATATATATATTTATTTTGAGAATAAGGAGGATTTAGTTAAACAAGCGTTTTTAAGTCGGAAACAAAAAATGTCAGATTACTTGTTTGCACACTTTAATGCTCAAGCTAGTGCTCTTGATAATTTGGCTCTGTTTGCACGTGCGCTCTATCAATTTGCGGCTGATAACCCAGAGGATGCAGATTTGATTCAGCAATTTCAAGCGGCACCAATTATGGCGACATTGGATTTGTCCCAAGATGAAGCTGGCATGCGATTTGATGATATTGTAGCGGCATTGGATAAGGGAATTGAAAGTGGGGAAATACGTTCGATTGATCCAAGGGTCATCTTAGCGATGGGCACCAACACATTGTTGAGTTATGAACGCATGGTCCGGTTACATCAAGTTGATCCGGTAACGACACCGTTAAGTGTGGTTATTGAAATGATTCTTACGGGCTGTGCTAATTAGTAGATTTACGTAATAAAAGATATTTTATATAAGCGATGAGTGATCGTACAGTGTATATATTTAGCTTGCTTATCTATAAAAATTTTTGCTGGGATGATAATGCTTGTCGAACGATGTAAAATATTAATATAAGTATAGATGCCAATTAGGAGTTACCATGGATCTTTATAAAATAAATAAAAGTCAAAATGAGAGCGTAAAATATCTTGTGTAAACGCATAAAAGATTTCTAAATTGTATAGAAATAGGGAATGCCTTCCCTTATGATATTTAGTAACCACAGAAAACATCACAGGAGGCATTCCCCATGAATGAACTTACCACAGAAATTATCGCTGCACTAGCCCAAAAACAAGATTTGGACGAAGTTTTTCGTCACCACCTTGAAATCGCCATCAACCAGCTGCTTCAAACTGAATTGGCAGAGTTTTTGGGTTACGAACGCTACTCATACGCTGGGATTAACACTGGTAATAACCGCAACGGCAGTTATGAGCGCTCGTTTGATACGAAGTACGGCCAACTTAACTTAACCATTCCTCGAGATCGCAATGGCCGGTTTGAAAATCATACCTTGCCAGCCTACGGTCGGCACAGTGATAATTTAGAAACAACGGTTATTCAGTTGTATACCAAGGGAATTACCACTGCTGAAATTGCCGAACTCATTGAGAAAATGTACGGTGCTCACTACTCCAAAGCCACGGTTTCCAACATGACTAAAGCCGTCAATGAACAGGTTCAAGCTTTCCAGCAACGTCGACTGGCTTCACAATATGCGGCTATCTTCTTAGATGCCACTTACTTGCCGTTAAAGCGGGATACCGTTCAAAAAGAAGCGGTTCATATTGCGATTGGCATTCGTCCAGATGGTACGAAAGAAGTGCTGAACTACCAAGTGGCACCGACGGAATCAACTGGGATCTGGACTGAATTACTGGGAACCCTGATTAAGCAAGGTGTCAAAGATGTGCTGTTGTTTGTGGCCGATGGGTTAGTTGGTTTGGATGAAGGCTTAAATCGGCATTTTCCCAAAGCTAAACGACAACGTTGCCTGGTTCATGTTGGGCGTAATTTGATAAACAAAGTTCGGGTGAAAGACCGTAAGGCCGTGATCAATGACTTTAAACAAGTTCATTGGGCTGCCAATCGTGAAGCAGCCGAACTGAAACTGAATGAGTTCGCCAACAACTGGCATCGTACCTATCCCAAGTTAATCAAAGATCTGCTTAAAATGCCGAATCTGCTCACTTTCATGGACTTTCCACCAGCCATTCGGCAATCACTCTACTCCACTAACTTGATTGAGAACTTTAACAAGCATCTCAAGCGCACCACCCACCGCAAAGAACAATTTCCAACGGAAGATTCACTGGATCGATTCCTGGTTTCTCAGTTTAATGCTTATAACGAGAAGTCTCTGAAGCGGATCCACCGAGGCTTTAAAGGACTCCAGGACACCTTGGAAGCATCATTTATTTGAGTTAGTTACATATTATATGTACGAAGGCATTTCATTTACACAAGATTCTTGACGCTACCGTCAAAATAGTCTAAGTAAAGTAAGTGTTTCAAGTTTTAATATTGAACGTGAACTACAAAATTTGATTGAAAATAACCTGGAATTAGTCCTAGGAGTTCAATTTATTGTCAGTGAATTTACAGTGGGGCATTATCGGTTAGATACAGTGGCGTATGATAGCGAAGTCCGAGCTTTCGTAATCATTGAATATAAACGAACGTCTAAGGATAGCGTGGTTGATCAGGGCACTGCCTATTTAAACACACTTTTGCAACATAAAGCTGATTTTACGTTAGCCTACAATGAAAAGCTTGGTGCACGGGCGCGAGTGGCTGACTTTGACTGGACACAAACACGGGTTGTTTTTATCGCTGGTAGTTATACTAATTATCAAAAAGATGCTATCGATAACCCCAACTTGCCAATTGAGTTATATGAGGCTAGGAAAACTGAGAATGGCTATTTGACGCTGCTTCAGATTATAAATAATAGTGAAAATAGTCGTTTTGCAAATAACGTTAATACGTCATTGTCACAGTCCAAAACAATTCCGAAAGCGGCGGATGTTGATCAAGTAAGTGATTTGAAGCCCTATACTGAGGCAATGTTCATGGATAGAGCAGCTGCTAATATTTGTGACTTGTATGATGAGCTTAAAGCCGCCATTTTGCTGTGGGATTCAGAATTTGAAGTTAAACCGACCAAAGTTTACATCGGACTACGTATCAAACATCATAATGTGGTTGACTTGTTACCGCAGAAAAACCAATTAAAAATCTGGATCAATTTATCTAAGGGGGAGTTAAACGATCCCAACGATTTGTTGAGAGATGTTAGCAGTATCGGCCATTGGGGCAATGGAGACTATGAAGTGATTATAAAAGATGATACTCAGATTGAATACATTCTGAGTTTAATCAAACAGGCATGGGAAAAGTATCGCCAATAAAACTACCAACGAATCGCAGGTGCATCCATATCACAACAATCAAAGAGATTACCGAAGCAATCAAAGCTGATCCCGATAACGCTGAATATACAGCAAAAGGTTGGGATCCGCTATTTCACGTATTACCGACAGCTACTATTTTAGTAATCAGCCAGGCACCGGGACGCATTGCTCAAAATACCAAGACGTACTTTAATGATGCGAGCGGCGACCGACTGCGAGACTGGATGGGCGTGACGCGGGAGCAATTCTATCAGAGCGACCGCATTGCGGTTATGCCGCTAGATTTCTATTATCCTGGTAAGGGCAAAAGCGGTGACTTACCACCGCGCAAAGACTTCATGGATAAGTGGCACGAACCGTTATTGGCAATGATGCCTAATGTTCAACTGACGTTACTTGTGGGCCAATATGCAATCAAGGCTTATTTAGGCCGTTCTCGACAAAAGACGTTGACTGCAACGGTTCAAAATTATCAGGATTACTTGCCCGATTATTTCCCATTAGTGCATCCATCGCCCCTAAATTATGGCTGGCAAAAGAAAAATCCATGGTTCCAAACGACCGTGATACCAGATCTCCAACGGCGGGTAAAGATTGCATTAAAATAAAGTCTACAACAGCCTTGTTAAAGCTGGTGTTCATGACTTATTGACTATAACTTTAAGGGCCTGATTTGGTTAAAAACGTGGTAATACTGAGCATGAATGGCTCGGTATTGCCACGTTTTTAGTTTACCAGTTTATGACGATGAGCCTGGCTAACCGAGTTTTATCGCTTGAAAAAGATATCCCTATCTCTTATAATGATGCTTATTCTCTTTGATCATCATTAGTTAAAATATAGGAGCTAAAAATTCATGGAAACAATTAAAGCGATTCACACCCGGCATTCAGTCCGGGCGTTTAAAGATGCCCCTATTGAGCCACAGCTATTAACAACGATTGTTACGGATGCTCAGCAAACCCCATCGTGGGGCAATTCACAACCATGGCAAGTCTATATTGCAACGGGGCACGCACTGACTAATATTAAGCAACACTATGCTACTGCCGCTGAGCAAGGGATTACGGAAGACGCTGATCTCGCCAAAGTACACCGGGGTGATTTTTCGGCGGTTGCTAGCCAAAATATGGGGCACTGGGTCGGAACTTTTCGGCCCGTGATTGACTCAGACCCGACCACTTATTGGGATAGTCGTGGTAATCTTTATCGCGCACCGGCGATTGCTTATCTCGTGCTTGATGCTAACCCTAATAGTTGGTCAATCTATGATCTAGGCGCTTTTTCGCAGACATTAATGTTAGCCGCAACTGCTCGTGGAGTACAGTCAGTACCATCTTATGAACTGGTTAAATATCCGGCCATTGTACGAAACGAACTCGAAATGCCTGCGGATAAAGTAGTGGCGATGGGGATTGCTTTAGGCTATGAGAAGCCTGAAAAATTGTTAAATCAATTTCGAACTGACCGAGTTGCTACGCCGAAAATTTTGCACATTATCAATTAGTACTCACTTTTGCGGCAGAAACCAACTGCTTACCAGCGGACACTATTGCCAACCGACGCCGTTTCATCTAAGATGGAGGGTAACTTAAACCTAATAGAGGAGGCCGGGCAATGACGACTAAACAACGAACGTACAAAATTAAATCCTATGTCAACGCTAGCCATGCGGTGCGGTGGGCAACGGGCTCCGGAAAAAAGCACACGCACACGTGGGAAATTGTCTGTGAACTGCACACGGTTGATGCGATGGTTGCTTTTTACGATATTGAAAAAAACTTGCATCAAGCGTTGGATGAATTGTCAGGTAAATTTTTGAACGGCTTACCTGAATTTAAAACCGTTAATCCGACTGTTGAAAATGTCACGGAGTACCTGTTTACCAAGATTGATAAGACATTGCGAGACAATGGGGCGCAACTCATGCGAATTGAGGTCAGCGACTCGCCAACACGCGCTTATTGTATCAGCGTCACCGAATAAGATTAATGAAAGGGGCCACCAAGAACGGCAGTTGCAACTGTTCTTGGTGGCCCTGATTTTTATTTAATTATCGTTTTGGACGGACAACTGCTAAAAAGTCAGCTAAAGCCTGCGGGTCGGACAATTGTCGATTACACTGATTACTGTCACGACAAATGTAATTGCCGTTACGTGTGTAAGGTCCGAGACCAGATGACTTGGTTGTCGACATAAAGAGTGCGACGTTGCCAATTGTTTGGCAAATGGCACAGACGCCCTTGACGGTTTGTGGTGCTAAATCTCCCTGGATGCCAATGAGGCGATCATGATCCGGGATTACTAAATACTTTTTCTGGTTACCACCATCATTCCAACCCAGATAAGTCAATTCGTGTAATGCCAATTGTGACCATACAGGCTGTTTCAACTTTTTGACCTTGCGAAACAACTTGCTCAGTTGCTTTGTCGTCAAGGATGGAAACGGAATAACTAACGGAATTAGCGTTTCTAGTAGTTGAGGAGCCTTGGCACGGGTTAGCCGGTCCGTTTGCAAATGGGACAAGAAATTATCAGCGATTGGATCGTCACTGGGAAGCAGTGGCGTAATCCGCTCGAAGGCTTGCGCACGCACGACGGTTCTAATTTGAAGGTCGTTTACGGCTAGCTCGGCGCTAATTAATTGATTGACTTGCTGAGTAATATAACTGTATTGATAGGTGGTAATTGTCGGTTGCATAATATAATTCCTTTCAGATTCAAACCAGACACTTCTCTGAAAGGTTCTGTCGAAAAGTGTCGCTAACGAGCAGCACTTTTGCGTACAGATAATGATGCCATCATCATTAATCATCTCCTTATTGCGGCCGATTATAGCCACAGCGATAAACAGTATAACGGATGCTGCTGATTTTGGCAATAGTATGGTGTTTATGAGGGTTATGCCATGATACTTGTCTTACACATACAATTCCTGGCTAATTTGGTATCTTTATTTTTAAAATTCACTTGGCAAAGCTTCGATTAAAAATGTTTCACGTGAAACTTTCGCCACGGGACACTAAAACATCACGCAACTCGTTTGAGTTACGTGATGTTTTTAAATACATATTTGCTTTGAATTGTACTTAATTCGTGACTGAAGCTTTGACTTGTTTCAACGCATCTTGAACCGCTTCTTTAATGGCTCGGCTAGATGCAGAGGCACCTGAGACGGCATCAACGCTAGTGGAGTTGGCTGCCACAATCTCTTGTGGAATTTGATCGATAGCGGTTAAACCAACATCTTCACTTTCATGGTGTTGAATAACATCGACTGCTTGAATTTTATGGTCGTTGTAAGTCACACGCACAATAACTTTGCCACCTAGCCCGGCATTAGAACTGCCGAGATATTGATCAGCGGCCAGTTTAACATTGGATGCTGTTTCGCCATCAACAAGATCATTAATTCCGTTGGCTTCGTTGGCGGTGACAGATTCACTATCTACCTTTGGACGAGCAGCGTTTTCACCAGCTAACTTACCAAAAATCAAACATTCGGCCAAATTACCGCCGCCTTGATAGCAGTTCGCAACGATACCGCCTAATTCACCAGCGCCGAATAAGTGGGGAATCGGTTCGTCGTTGACATTGAGAATTTGGGCGTTTTCATTACGCTGTGGTCCGCCCTGTGTGTTGAGAACGTCATTTGCCGCGGCAATGGCATAGTAAGGGCCACCGTCCAGCTGCCGCATCGTTTGTGGATCACGGCCAAATTCAAAATCACGACCCACTTCTGTATAGTGATTAAAATCGGTGACGGTCTGTTGCAGATTGTTAGCAGGAACGTCTAATTTGTCTGCCAATTGTGCAATCGTTGGCGCGGAAACGAGCTTGGTCATGAATTTCGGATAAGGTAACTGACCAGCCTGACTTTCTTCTTGTTTGAAGGCATCGTACTGGGTTTGATCAAAGATCAAGTAGGGGTGCTGGTTCTTCATTGGAATCAACCAAGAACCGTGCGTATAAACGTGTCCATGCCGGTGCTTAGCATCTTCTTGGAAATAACGTGTCCCGTCGTCAGCGATAACGAAAATACTGCCGTTCTTCAGTAATGGCCAATGCTCAATTTGCCGGCCCCGCTCGTTGGCGTCTTCTTTGAAGGTGATTCCAGGTAAGATACCGTGAGATTCATAATTGGTCATGTGCCACATTTTGGCATCAACTTCTTGGGCCATTTTGACGCCATCACCACGGTTATAAAGGGTGCCCAATGGGGTCAAGTGATTGCTATGAAGGTAAGTTTGTGTTAACTCAGGATTATTTTCAAAGCCCCCCATTGCAAGGACGACGCCATTGTTGGCGTGAATGTTAAGTAAGCGTTCACCGCGTTTGATCTGGACACCTTGAATGATTTTGGTGCTGGGGTCTTGAATCAAGTGTTGTGCTCGTGAGTCTAACCAGACGTCAATATTGTCGGCCCGTTCGAGCACTTTTTGCCGGAGGAGTTTCCATAATGCGGCGTCTTTATCGCGTTTATGAACGAGGGCGAAATCGACAGTCTCGCTCCCAGCTAATTCTGGATATTCCGCCATGGTTTTCTTGATGGCAACAGCATCACCAGGTTTAATGTCATGTTTCCAACTGACTGCTTTAATTCCTAGGTACTTTTCAAAGTATGTTGGAATTTTGTTCATGCCGCTTAAATAAGCGTTGAGCGTCTTAGTAGGAGTACTAAAGGGTGCGCCCAGTGCTTGATAATAAGCGGTTAGTTTATCTAGGCTTTCACCCGTAACGACATGTTGGGC from Lactiplantibacillus paraplantarum includes the following:
- a CDS encoding TetR/AcrR family transcriptional regulator, whose amino-acid sequence is MKEKNEQRWQDILDATVQMINAEGLGGITMTKVAKKAAISQSNIYIYFENKEDLVKQAFLSRKQKMSDYLFAHFNAQASALDNLALFARALYQFAADNPEDADLIQQFQAAPIMATLDLSQDEAGMRFDDIVAALDKGIESGEIRSIDPRVILAMGTNTLLSYERMVRLHQVDPVTTPLSVVIEMILTGCAN
- a CDS encoding IS256-like element IS1310 family transposase codes for the protein MNELTTEIIAALAQKQDLDEVFRHHLEIAINQLLQTELAEFLGYERYSYAGINTGNNRNGSYERSFDTKYGQLNLTIPRDRNGRFENHTLPAYGRHSDNLETTVIQLYTKGITTAEIAELIEKMYGAHYSKATVSNMTKAVNEQVQAFQQRRLASQYAAIFLDATYLPLKRDTVQKEAVHIAIGIRPDGTKEVLNYQVAPTESTGIWTELLGTLIKQGVKDVLLFVADGLVGLDEGLNRHFPKAKRQRCLVHVGRNLINKVRVKDRKAVINDFKQVHWAANREAAELKLNEFANNWHRTYPKLIKDLLKMPNLLTFMDFPPAIRQSLYSTNLIENFNKHLKRTTHRKEQFPTEDSLDRFLVSQFNAYNEKSLKRIHRGFKGLQDTLEASFI
- a CDS encoding DUF5655 domain-containing protein, with protein sequence MIENNLELVLGVQFIVSEFTVGHYRLDTVAYDSEVRAFVIIEYKRTSKDSVVDQGTAYLNTLLQHKADFTLAYNEKLGARARVADFDWTQTRVVFIAGSYTNYQKDAIDNPNLPIELYEARKTENGYLTLLQIINNSENSRFANNVNTSLSQSKTIPKAADVDQVSDLKPYTEAMFMDRAAANICDLYDELKAAILLWDSEFEVKPTKVYIGLRIKHHNVVDLLPQKNQLKIWINLSKGELNDPNDLLRDVSSIGHWGNGDYEVIIKDDTQIEYILSLIKQAWEKYRQ
- a CDS encoding uracil-DNA glycosylase family protein yields the protein MGKVSPIKLPTNRRCIHITTIKEITEAIKADPDNAEYTAKGWDPLFHVLPTATILVISQAPGRIAQNTKTYFNDASGDRLRDWMGVTREQFYQSDRIAVMPLDFYYPGKGKSGDLPPRKDFMDKWHEPLLAMMPNVQLTLLVGQYAIKAYLGRSRQKTLTATVQNYQDYLPDYFPLVHPSPLNYGWQKKNPWFQTTVIPDLQRRVKIALK
- a CDS encoding nitroreductase encodes the protein METIKAIHTRHSVRAFKDAPIEPQLLTTIVTDAQQTPSWGNSQPWQVYIATGHALTNIKQHYATAAEQGITEDADLAKVHRGDFSAVASQNMGHWVGTFRPVIDSDPTTYWDSRGNLYRAPAIAYLVLDANPNSWSIYDLGAFSQTLMLAATARGVQSVPSYELVKYPAIVRNELEMPADKVVAMGIALGYEKPEKLLNQFRTDRVATPKILHIIN
- a CDS encoding 6-carboxytetrahydropterin synthase, whose protein sequence is MTTKQRTYKIKSYVNASHAVRWATGSGKKHTHTWEIVCELHTVDAMVAFYDIEKNLHQALDELSGKFLNGLPEFKTVNPTVENVTEYLFTKIDKTLRDNGAQLMRIEVSDSPTRAYCISVTE
- a CDS encoding FusB/FusC family EF-G-binding protein: MQPTITTYQYSYITQQVNQLISAELAVNDLQIRTVVRAQAFERITPLLPSDDPIADNFLSHLQTDRLTRAKAPQLLETLIPLVIPFPSLTTKQLSKLFRKVKKLKQPVWSQLALHELTYLGWNDGGNQKKYLVIPDHDRLIGIQGDLAPQTVKGVCAICQTIGNVALFMSTTKSSGLGPYTRNGNYICRDSNQCNRQLSDPQALADFLAVVRPKR
- a CDS encoding FAD-binding protein is translated as MKYVALIGTTAQQSYNRELLQFMNHHFSQRATIDVNEITGIPLFNEPDQDDIPATVQILNDKISQADGVIIGVPEYDHAIPAALKNVIEWLSYQLHPFANKPVMLVGTSLGVQGTCRAQGDLRNILNAPGVDAQVLPGNEYMLSYAAKAFDQNGQMVDAPSIKFLERCFDNFEKYVKALNGTPALNVNWHGNYDVIVLGFGGAGASAARFAADNGAKVLLVDAAPFGREGGNTRYSAQHVVTGESLDKLTAYYQALGAPFSTPTKTLNAYLSGMNKIPTYFEKYLGIKAVSWKHDIKPGDAVAIKKTMAEYPELAGSETVDFALVHKRDKDAALWKLLRQKVLERADNIDVWLDSRAQHLIQDPSTKIIQGVQIKRGERLLNIHANNGVVLAMGGFENNPELTQTYLHSNHLTPLGTLYNRGDGVKMAQEVDAKMWHMTNYESHGILPGITFKEDANERGRQIEHWPLLKNGSIFVIADDGTRYFQEDAKHRHGHVYTHGSWLIPMKNQHPYLIFDQTQYDAFKQEESQAGQLPYPKFMTKLVSAPTIAQLADKLDVPANNLQQTVTDFNHYTEVGRDFEFGRDPQTMRQLDGGPYYAIAAANDVLNTQGGPQRNENAQILNVNDEPIPHLFGAGELGGIVANCYQGGGNLAECLIFGKLAGENAARPKVDSESVTANEANGINDLVDGETASNVKLAADQYLGSSNAGLGGKVIVRVTYNDHKIQAVDVIQHHESEDVGLTAIDQIPQEIVAANSTSVDAVSGASASSRAIKEAVQDALKQVKASVTN